GTTCTTCATAGGCATCGTTTTCGGTCATGACATTATCAGGCTTGTACTCAAGCCCTTTTTTCTCATAGAGGTATTTCATAAGTGCATCTCTTATATTTTTGTTGTCAAAGAGCCCGTGCAGATAGGTGCCAATTACCAGACCGGCTTCATCAATCGCACCATCATCCCCGAAGACATTGCGGTAGGAGTCGGTTATTCCCATATGGATCTCATATCCTTTGATCTCCTCTCCGTCGATGGGAGCCAGTATGGGACCATAAGCATTCACTTTCTTCGTAACCTGAACCGTTCGCTTTTTGTATTCTCCGAACTTTGTCCTTATATCCAGAAGTCCAAGTCCCTCAAATTGCGCTTCAACTCCGTTTTCGACTCCGGAATCGTAAATTATTTTGCCAAGAATCTGGTAGCCGCCACAGATCCCGAAAATCGGGACTCTTCCCTTGAAGGCTTGAATTTTTTCAGCCATACCGCTTGCCTTAAGGGCGAGCAGGTCATTAACCGTATTCTTTGTGCCCGGGATTATGATTGCATCCGGGTTTCCGAGATCTTCATCAATTTCCACATAGCGAACTTTAGCAGATCTCTCCAGGGGTTCGAAGTCTGTAAAATTCGAAATCCTGGGCAGGCGGATAACTGCGATTTCTACCGGTTTTTCGTTTTTTGTTTCTTCTTTATCCTCAATTGAAACTGAATCTTCCGAGGGAATATTGAGCTTGAAATAAGGAAGGACTCCAAGTACAGGGATGCCGGTCATTTCTTCAAGCTGCTTAAGGCCTGGTTTCAGGATTTCCAAGTCGCCTCTGAATTTATTGATAATAAAACCCTTTACATTTTTCCGTACATCCTCAGGAAGAAGTGCAACAGTGCCGTAAAGGCTTGCAAAAACGCCTCCTCTTTCTATATCCCCAACAAGGATTATGGGAGCCTGCGTAAGCCTTGCAGTGCCAATATTCACAATATCCCTTTCATAAAGGTTAATCTCTGCAGCTCCTCCAGCCCCTTCCATAACAATAATATCATGTTCCCTGTAAAGTCTTTCGAGAGCCCCTGCGAGAACTTCATTCATCTCTGCAATGGAATCATAATACTGACCTGCACTCCTGTCAGCATAAGGCTCTCCCAGCAGGATTACCTGGGATACGCAGTCTCCTTTGGGTTTGAGAAGAACAGGGTTCATATCAGCAGTGGGCTCGGTACCTGCGGCTTTTGCCTGGATTGCCTGGGCAATTCCGATTTCCTTTCCATCCTTTGTGATCCAGGAATTCAGGCTCATGTTCTGAGCTTTGAAAGGGGCAACCCTGTACTCCCTCGACAGGATCCTGCATAGAGCAGTCACGATTGAACTTTTCCCAACGTGGGAGGCGGTTCCCAGGATCAAGATGCTTTTCTTTTCCATTTTTTACTACACCTTCTGCTCGAAAACCGATTTTTAAAACTTATTTTTATACTTACGTTTGTAATTCTAATAAGTTGGCTGTTGTTTTCTCCTGAGGATGCAAATCAAGTAAACTTGTTTATTTTCAATATTCCTCCTCATATACCTCAACTAAAGAATAAATACTTTCGGATTCAATGCAGGTTTTGTTTATTTACTTTAAAAACTGACTGATTTCAGATATTTATCTTCTGAAGTTTGTTTTCTTATTTTTTGCCTTTAATCTGGTGCTTCCTTTCCCATTTTCCATCCCTGATCGGCTTATGTTTTTCTCCAAACCGAAAAACTATCTTTTCTCAAGTTACATTTCTTTTAAATAACATCAAAACAATCTTTCTGACAATTGAATCGGGGAAAAAAGACAATGAAAGCCGTGCTTTTTTTATTTGTTTTATCTATCCTTTCCACCATTCCAGCATTTGCAGCAGACGTTTCTCCTCCCGGAGAGAATAACACGGTTCACGTAACCGAACTTTATAGTGATATTGAATCCTTTGATGTTACTCTTTATTCGACCCAGCCCGAAGAAAACCTTAGTTTTGAAGTACTCCTTATAAGTTCCGAAAGGATGCGTGAGAGAACACTTGACAGGCAGGTGCTTTTACTTGGCAGTTTTCCTGCAGGTGTCGAGGTTAGAAAGGTTGGTTTCTGGAACGTCAGCAATCCTGAACGTGGAGCTTATATAGTAAGAGCTCGGCTTCTTGACGGGGGACAGGTTGTTTCAGAGTTGGAATATAACTTTGCTTACGGCAGCAGTTCTGCTCCAAAGCTACAGGTCAATGATCTGGTCCCTAATTCCCAGGGAATAAGTGTTGCACTTTCACCAAAAGAAGCCTCACTTTTTGACATTGAATACATGCTTATAAGCGGCTCAGACGTTGTTTACTCCACAAAGTCCGAAAAATTATCTCTTACCAGCGCTCCAGATATCTTTTCCGCTCCCTGGGGTACCCTTCTTGAGAACAATAAGGAATATGTGGGACGGGTCAAAATTCAGACATATTCTCCTCAGAGGGAATTTATAAGTTCAAGCGAAAGGTTTACTGCCAGGGACGATGCCGAGATTACCTATATCTACGAAGATGAAACCGGAGCCAGTGCAACGGTTTTTGGGCGCTCCCAAGTGCCCTTTGAGGGAAATCTAACATTTTCTGTATATGGACTGGCTGAAAATTCAGGAAATAGAACCTCAGGGCTGATAGAATCTATCCGAGCAAGGATTCCTGTGCTCCTGAATAATGAGGATGAAACAATTGAGGTTGCCTGGAATGAGAGGCTTCCGGAAGGAGTTTACAGGCTTGAGATTGAGCTTCTGGGAAACGATGGCGACATTATTGAGCGCAGGGAAACTATAATCGAATCCGACCTTTCAGCGGTTTCAAATGTAAGTCAGATAAATGATACTGACAACGGGGCAGTAACCCCGGGTGAGAATGATGAAGATGGAATTCCCGGGTTTTCTTCAGTTGCGGGAATTATAGGACTTATTCTGGTGTCGGTTTTTTTGAGGAAAACTCGGAGATGAATCTGTCATTTAAGTATAAGATTCAAAGAAACAGGTTCAAAGAAACAGGTTCAAAGAGATATAAAATTCAAAGCGACATAAACTGAGAAAACTCCAAAATAGGAATGACAGGGAAACTTAAGAAGTAGAGTTGTGAACCAATGCGCTACGAACTCTTTATTTCGTTAAGGCAGATACGGGCAAGAAGATTTCAGACAATTCTTTCGGTTGGAGCGATAGCTCTCGCCGTTATGATACTTACTGTTTCCCAGGCGCTTATGGTTGGTTTCACGGACGAACTCTACGACACTACAGTGGATAAACTCCCTCACGTCTTAGTCTCACCGAAGGAAGGTGAAGATTATATCTATCTTTACAGGACTCTGGTAGACGATATATCTAAGATCGAAGGTGTTTCTACGGTTTCTCCCTTTCTTACTGGAGAAGCTTCCTTCAGGTTCAAGACAAATTCACTTAACGCCGAGCTAAAAGGTGTACTTCCTAAACAGGAAAACAATATCAGTGGTATTGAAGCCGATATGGTAGAAGGAGATTTCAGGGAACTTGAATATTCCAGAAACACAATAGTAATCGGCTCGAGGCTGGCAGATAAACTTGAGGTTAATCTGGGCGATTCCGTTGATGTGTCTTTTCCCAATGCAAGCCCTCTTTCCCTGAGGGTTGTCGGGATCTTTCATACTGGCTCTCCTCTGGATGAATCCCTCACTTATACTTCCCTGGATACCGCCCAGGAGTTTTATGATGTTGCGGATGTAATTAACGGACTTTCTGTAAGGCTTGAGGATTTTAACAGGGACAGAGAAGTAGCTGCCGAGATCGAAAAAACAGGCTATAATGCAAGAGGCTGGACTGAAACCAATCCCGAAATTCTCAGGACTATTGCCATTGAGAGCACCTCTAATACCGTCGTGCTCGGCCTCATTGTCGTAATTGCTTCTTTCGGCGTGGTCAGCACATTGAATCTGGCAGTTATAGGCGCGACACGCCAAAT
The Methanosarcina thermophila TM-1 genome window above contains:
- a CDS encoding cobyric acid synthase, producing MEKKSILILGTASHVGKSSIVTALCRILSREYRVAPFKAQNMSLNSWITKDGKEIGIAQAIQAKAAGTEPTADMNPVLLKPKGDCVSQVILLGEPYADRSAGQYYDSIAEMNEVLAGALERLYREHDIIVMEGAGGAAEINLYERDIVNIGTARLTQAPIILVGDIERGGVFASLYGTVALLPEDVRKNVKGFIINKFRGDLEILKPGLKQLEEMTGIPVLGVLPYFKLNIPSEDSVSIEDKEETKNEKPVEIAVIRLPRISNFTDFEPLERSAKVRYVEIDEDLGNPDAIIIPGTKNTVNDLLALKASGMAEKIQAFKGRVPIFGICGGYQILGKIIYDSGVENGVEAQFEGLGLLDIRTKFGEYKKRTVQVTKKVNAYGPILAPIDGEEIKGYEIHMGITDSYRNVFGDDGAIDEAGLVIGTYLHGLFDNKNIRDALMKYLYEKKGLEYKPDNVMTENDAYEELANIVEQNLEMEKIYEIIGV
- a CDS encoding ABC transporter permease produces the protein MRYELFISLRQIRARRFQTILSVGAIALAVMILTVSQALMVGFTDELYDTTVDKLPHVLVSPKEGEDYIYLYRTLVDDISKIEGVSTVSPFLTGEASFRFKTNSLNAELKGVLPKQENNISGIEADMVEGDFRELEYSRNTIVIGSRLADKLEVNLGDSVDVSFPNASPLSLRVVGIFHTGSPLDESLTYTSLDTAQEFYDVADVINGLSVRLEDFNRDREVAAEIEKTGYNARGWTETNPEILRTIAIESTSNTVVLGLIVVIASFGVVSTLNLAVIGATRQIGMLRAMGATVSSIRTIFLLQSGILGLLGALIGTLTGVVVALAIGQYEIPGASSELYGGLTTIPVIVRAQDILFIIIAVFLLNLIAGIYPAQQAAKLDPVKAISSR